tgggattctttgttttattggttttcttgtttttgttttatgaaaaaaaacataaagtttGAATTTCTGAAGTGAAGAGGATCaaagaggagttgggggagtaaaaataaatgctgaaaataaattatatgaaaaatatttcagtaaaaatttgaaaacaactATTAGTGACTTATGAATAATTCTctaataaatacacatataaacctagccagccttaatacatggggaggtgcttagtagTCCTGAAACTTGACATGCCATGTTGttttgatatccatgggagacctgcacTTTCTTTAACAGTAGGAGTGGAttgaagggaagaggaggggaatggGGCAGGGACTgggaacagaggagggaggggggctATGGctgagatttaaaataaataaataaataaataaataaataaataaataaataaatgcacatataGTTCTGAAGATTCCTAAGGCAATTtgaggtttatttattattttctctttttgagattaCTATGTAGCTCTTACTTTGTAGCACTGGATGATCATAAACTCACTAAGGTTTTAATGTAATTTTACTTACACTTCCTGGTCTGCTTTGCCTaaggaaattttcaaaatttatgttcttctttttctttttgagttaataGAAAAAGGGAAGGTTGCAGAACTCCTTCAGATTAGTCATTTTACAGAGTGAAGATGGCCTTGTGGACCCAGGTCTGCATCTCTGATATATGTtcaatggcatttttaaaaatagtgggaaagttattttgcttttgttgaaGACAAACTGAGTTTACTTTACATACCACAATTTAGAAATTATCTGTGTTTTGGATGCATGCCCAGAAGAGAGATGGCTAGATCACCTGGTAGACACCCTTTTAGTTCCTGAAGAACCTCCATTTTGCTGTTCATCATGGCTTCACCAACTCATTTCCCATGGGATATATGCCAGTGAATGGATAACTTGTCCTTAGATTTGTTCAGTACATGCAGTGTGCATGAATGAATATTATAACTCTGATTAATGGTGGACTAATATTAAGAAAATCTATACCTTTCTTGACAATTAATAAAGAGAACATAATGTTGCTGAAGGCACTTTAATGGCTACACTATTGCTACTCATCTTAATTATTGAGGTTCACTGTTTCTTTGTATGCTAAACAGGAAGACATgttcaaaaatataatttaaagagAGGTTCAATAGGGACAACCTTTATGCTGGCTAATTTTTATGTGACTTTGACCTAGACTAGGTTAATCTGGGAAAGCAATacatcagttgagaaaatggctccataagaTTTTTTTGTGGGGCATTTTTGTGGTTggtgattatttttattaattaattttttaatttaaatcaaaaacaatattattttgcatatcaatcccagttccccttccctccagtCTTCCagctccccccaccatctccacatccattcctcagagaggaatcaaattctgtcacagaaattcccaggaatccacaaggatgacccccagctAAGAACATAAACAATGTTGgagataccttaaatgcccttcccctataatgagactgatgactaccttaaatgccattatagagccttcatccagtagctgatagaagcaaaagcagagattcacTGCTAAGTACTTGCTCAGGGTTCGTCCTGTATCAaccccatgctacagaggctggCTGTTCTGGACCGATGTCTTTGGGAGCTTTAATTGGAACCATCTGAACAGCCCCGGGTCCATCCCAGAGTGTGGACCTGGGAACTCCTAGCTGCCTCACAGTGTTAAGGACAAGAGAGACCCATCTTGCCATCTCAGGAGTGCCataccaaatccagtagattctgtgtgacaagttcaacagactgaggcgataacttcaaaagaaggaggtatcctggaaatggttgtggaactctcagctggagaaaaatattgggctgtgattcttgtggcaatttctatttgttcttctattccttttttccccaaattaacaaaatgttcCTAAATGCCTATGctgactttttaaacaaaagaaatagataagaaatcatcccctgagatggggtcactagctATGACCTCATCTGAGGAAAAACCAgcactttccaaatcattcacgtcattcacatatgtacatatagtaAAAAtcttcccaacaataaaatttcatatgggtGTAGCGGGCTTAAGTATCTAGTAATGAAAACTTTTAATaagagttaaaatagctcaatacttcaaaaactcacaagaactaggtaatagctgttaaacaataaatgaccataaaatatattaatttgatttaagaaaaatgtagttagccttggatgatcctaCATTAATCAAGGACACTCCTATGTTTTGAATAAtcaagaacaattttatttttgattaacGCTGGATGactctatgttttggatttctgcatcaCTGTGCCAATTAgcaataatgtcatatgtttgggtttgcttAACAAAAACATCCTCTAATAAAATATCTCTATGAAAagccttgtttgagaactgcaaagTATATTCAGATTCagactgcctctgtgtttgtttctgtttgtcaccgcCGAATCCTTAGCCACCCATTCTTtgaggaccctcatcccagggactcccatacctGGTTGGGGTGGTCTGTGGCACAGGAGGGCTCTCAACCATCCTCCAGACTGGAGTTCACGGTTTAtttaagcatcctcttaaatagctttccgtCAGTGAGGGTGATAGcaaaagacatctattatcatgtataaagctgatatcaaatatttcttttaatcctagaggcaccccTAAAACTGCTTGTCCTCACCAGTCTCTCACCAGTCCCTAGCCCTtagaataggtgtgggcccacccaggggCTATgcctgttgttatgcaaactaagAGAAATTCTCCACTGAGCCCAACCCATCCTGTGGTAACCAGCtgccatctaaaagacaatgtgagatttgGGCTCCTGGAATCAAGCTGACATTTGTACCCCAACATATCATAATGGATCTTTTTTTGAGCCCCAACAAGGACTGAGCTGaacctctggaatccagttgtagagagggaggagtgatgagcaaaggggtcaagatcatgttggggaaatgcacagagacagctgatctgagcaagtgggagttcagagactctagactgacagctgaggaacctgcataagactgaactaggtcccctgaacttgggtgtcagttgggaggcttgggcagtctatggagtctctggcagtggaaccagtatttatccctagtgcatgaactggctatttggagcccattctgtgTGGAGGTATACTCTCTCGGTCTAGCTACAGTGgagagggcctcagtcctgccccaaatgatgtgatagactttgatgatgaTGTTGTTAAAGGGCCTAGAGCACTATTCGGTGAGGCCACCAATGGGCAGGCTGTCCTGACTTCTCTAACAAGATAGGGTGCACAAGCCAATGTTCTTCCAGGGCGGCTGCTTCAGCCCTTGCCACCAGGTTTCTTCTTATGTTGTTGTACTAAATCCCTTTAGCTATGGATTGTGCTGTAGAGATACAAAATGAAACCTTTTTCTTCTCATGTGACCTTTGGTCATGATATTCTACTACACCAATAGAAGCTTAGGTAAGACATGATTGGAAAACACtactcccagaaaaaaaaaaaaaaaaacaaaaaaaaatattgttgccAGTTGTGCATTACTTCCTTATGATTCATGGTTCGATATACAATAAAGGGCATTGTAGTTGGCCTTGCTGGCCAACTAAGACTAGATCCTATTGATTAAGGCACCATACACTTTAAGGATAggatacagagaaatcaagctggaactgagctGGAAACATCTACCCTTTTGGCTAGCTTTTGTGATGGCAGAATATGTCAGGCAAGATGCTGAGAGAGAAAAGTTATCAACATTCTTACCCAATATGATCCCTAAAAGCTATAATATATTCCTGCCAGACATGATGTACTCATTAGTCCAATAGTAGCACGACTGTTCTAGAAGTACCCAACTGTTATATATTTGAGGTTTACTTCACAGAAGCCCATGGGAAGAGTGGCTATAAATTCTAGTAGGAACCTACAAACTAATTATGTTTAGCTAATTAACAAGGCTTTAAATTGTAGTTTTAAAATGCATGCTTCTATCAATAAATTTGATTCTCCTAGACTTAGATAGAGAAGTTATACTTAGTAGTGAATGGCAGAGTTAATGCAGAGGCCCACAAAACTGGTTGAAGTATTGAGAATGGGTGAGAGTTGAACTTGAGTGTTCATCTCTAACTGGGATATCTATGTTatgcccttgtctcaaaaaacaccacAGTAGAGAGTCAAGAGAGTATGTATGGTCAAAGGATGGGAGGCATGATATGAAATGTTATCATCAGGATATGACATAACCATTGCATTCATGAACTTACAGTAACTATGGTGACTCCAACATGACCTGCACAAGATTGACACATCATCATTCCATTAGATGACAGGGGACACCATGAGAACCCACCACTTCCTGAAGAATTATTGGTAGTTACTGGCTGCTAGAGGAGTAATTTCTTCCAGTGGTGTAGCTACCAGTAATTTTTCCATGTTCTAGTAATCAACCCCTTCCCATGATCATATGAGCAACCCTAAGAAAATTTAGTTAGTCACAAACAAAATTGAGAACAAGTAGACAAATAACATGAAAATAGGACATGGACTTGTTGGAACAAGAACAATTCAGTGGAACTGGAAGTAGAATAAGAGTAGGTAATGAGGGTGAAAAatcaccaagatattttataaccatgtgaaattatcaaagaatgaCCGATCAAAATACCAAAACCATATTTAATCCCCATCTATTTAGGTTTGTCACTTCTATCAAAATGTGCAGATTGTGAGCAGATCTAAAGCATATTCAAATGTGTACATGGATATAGATATTGACCCAcatttttagaatataaaaaaatgaaacactaaGTCAATGTCTGAATGATTTGTCACATAGTGATATTaactctaaattttttttttttcgagacagggtttctctgtgtagctttggagcctatcctgacactcgctctggagaccaggctggcctccaactcacagatatctgcctgcctctgcttcccgagttctgggattaaaggtgtgtgccactaacgcctggctcaTTAACTCTAATTTTTATACACCTaatttaattaaatcatttagCTAGACAGGCATAAGCAGCTTCCAGACCATTGGTGATGAACCACTCATTAAAAGACAACTCTCACAAAGAAACTGCCTGTAAGCATATCAACTAATAAAAGCTTCTCTGACTATGGGAAGTTTGGAATGTTGCTGATCTGATAGCCTAGCTACAATATCTTTGGGGCTATCTTCAGCCCCCCAAAGAACCATCACTTGCCCACCTCTGTATCAGACCTAACAGCCTTATAAACTTAAAAATCCCTGGGATGTATTAACTTGACAAAACTCAATTCTCTAACAATGAAAGGGCTAAAAATGCCAGCAGTCCTCTGCCTGCACTTATAATCTAATTAATGTTACTatcaaagtacttttaaaatgCCTTGAATTATAACTCTATGAATTCATATACTCTATGAACCTGCTTCCacattataaaattgtatttgctAACACCCAAATATTTCTTTACAGGCTCTGATCATTCATACTTGGCTGCAAAGTAAAATATCTCTTGTTCCCTTAAACATACACTCATACTTCACAATACAGAAATGGCATTCTGTAGGCCCCAAAGTACAAAGTATTTACTAGCTGGATCCtttgagaaaaaacaaagaaatttgatgaattttaattttgtatgttaAGTATTCTTTGactcaatttttaatttattttcttttttttaatactgaTGTGATGTTCCTGTGTTATGGTCGCATTGGATAGTCCAGGATGTCCTGAGAGTGCTGAGGCTGGCCATGCTGACCTGACACTCAGTCTTCTGGCCCTCAACCTCTTGAAAGTTAGCATTACAGTATAGTGTCAATGTACTTTATgggattttaatatattttatccaCCATTCTGAAATGTTGAGAGGACCTGGGTGACCATATGCAACCTCTCAAAAAATATTCAGATGATGAGAGTGTCAAGTTTCCAAGTACACAGACTGAGAATAACATTAAAAAGTAGAGTGATTGTTAGATCAAGATTCATGGAGACATgttggaaaggaaagaaacagacaaacatatacagaagcacAAGTTTTCCTTTAACCAGAACAACCCAGGGGCCACAGTCTCTCTGTGAGAGTAGTGACTGCTGACACACTGCACAGGGGCACTGAGGATTTTATGCAGTGGAAAGGGGTTGTGATGGAAGATTCCATCTGCAGGTCTTTTCCCAGCAGTGCCAAAGTGTTATGTACACATGGACAGAAGCTCCATTGATCCTCCCAGTCCTCAGTTGTCATTAGTGAACTCAACTTTCCTGTCTAGAGATTCACTGGCCACCTGAGGCTTTTAGTCATTAACCCTTCAGTGACAGTGTCCTAGATCCTTTCCTCTGCACCCGAGATGTTATAAGCATCTGACTTAATCTATCCCTCCCATTTGAAGGCTAATTACATAGGAAGGGTTAGAGAGAGcagctcagtggttcagaactTGTCTCACCTACATGCAAACTTCCACAGAGATATATCAAATAAACAAACCtacaaaaacaagcagaaaaatatttaaaaatatatttgtaagaaAGTCTTGCAAGAATACCTGGAGCATGCTATGACATACAAGGGGAAATCTTTACATCTGGGTTTGAGAAATTCTGGGGCTAGACTCTATGAAATATTAAGAATATGATTACAAAATTGATAAATAACCAGGATAATCGATTTCCCTGAAGAGAAGATAGCTGAAAGATGGGAGTTCAATATTGGCTCAAATATGGAGAATGCATAATCCCGAAAGAGAAGGGTGTGCCTGAATGAAATAAAGTCCCCAAGGAAGTAAAGACCCATCTTGGGTATGCATCTAAATGCCATCGCCTCATCTCCCTTTTGTTTCTGCATTACGTTTCCTGACAAGAAGCTAATAAACACTCTGTCTTATTTATATAAGACAATTTATAATTGTCTTTATGCAATTAATCTCAGATGTCTGGTGTTTCTTTAAGAGTAAAGGATGATTAAAATGTAAgcagtttaattttttattttcctttatgactacaatttttaaatataaacagaaattCAAAAAGGTGTCCAGATTAGTTTTATGCAGCATCATTTTAGAATAAAAGGAACCAGTGCTTCAGGGCCTGATACTATTTTTCTTGAATAGTAGGAACATGAATCAATGAAAGGAGTCCACAAGATTTCTCACTTCCGTAAGGTAAGTTTCAAAATCTATTTATACTAAAATCTCAGATTGTATTGAACACATTTAGTGAAAAATAAGTAATATGTAAAAGGAGCTATGATGTATAATACTCTTTTGACCACATATTCTTGGTGATGTTACCCAGAATCGAGGCCAATTCACATACGCCTCTCCTCTATGTTGATACATATTTATGTGTTGTGTAAGTAAACCTTTAATGAGAAGATAGCTGAAGGTGAATTTTCTTACTAAATCACAATTAATTGATGTTAATATGTGGAACATTAAATTTTCtaaaccctttttatttttcaaatttgaaCTTTCTTCCTTGGCACCTTTTCCTCTCCCACTAGTTCCAGCAACCAACATTCTTCTGTCCCTTTATGTGGATACATAAATATTAATAGAGGAGATGATGCAGTAGTTCTTCTAAAGAGAggtttttatgttgttatttttgcattttcataGTGGTTTTCTATCAAAATGATTCCAACAACAATTAATACGTATTTTTTTATTATGAGCAGCTTTAAGGTTCaagagaaattcagagaaaaatctcCTAGATATACAAATAGGAACAGTGAGAATCAGTAGACATGAAAATTTCTGTGTTTCATTCAATATGCTGCATTTCCATAACACATTGCAATTTCTCTAGGTTTATGAATTTTTTTGACACTGGCTGTATCATAACCAATCACAGACTCAATTTCTTCTGCTTATGATTCTAGGTATTCTGAAGGCCAATCTGGATATAGGTTACCACCATATTGCTAAAACTTTTTCCTATATCAAAAACAGCCAACAAAGAAAGGATTAGAAGAGAGGACAAGTAGGTCTGTGTGAATCAGATTTGCCTTTTGCTCTGGAATTTTCAAGGAGTCAAATTAGCATATTAGGTTACTGGGCTAAGCTCTGAGGTATATTAGTGAAGCTCTTTACTGTATTTAACCTTGAGATGCTAATTGAAGGAGACAATTTTGTTGTTTATCATGGTAGTTCATAAGGTGGGCTCAAGACTTTGAAGTTGTGTTTTTTGACATTCAAATGAGAAACTGACATTTGAAGAGGAAGAtgtgtctttaaattctttttctgaaATATCACTTATTTTTCTGTCTCCACAAATTCTCAGAAAGAagaatggcttttgaaaatgatTCTTTGGTAACTGAATTCATTCTCTTGGGGATAACAGACCAACCTGCCCTCCAAATACCATTGTTCCTCCTGTTTCTGGTAATATACATGACCACTGCATTGGGAAATTTGACCTTGATCATTCTAATTGTGCTAAATTCtcatctccacacacccatgtactttttcCTGTTGAATTTGTCTTGCATTGACCTCTGTTATTCTTCTGTGATTACACCAAAAATGCTGATGAACTTTATGCAAAAAAAGAATGTTATCTCTTACATGGGATGTATGACCCAGCtatacttcttttgtttttttgtcatttctgaaTGTTATGTGCTGACTTCAATGGCCTATGATCGCTATATAGCTATCTGCAATCCACTCTTGTATAACATTGCCTTGTCTCCTAAGGTATATTCCTATCTAATGCTTGGTTCATATTTCATGGGACTTTCTGGTGCCATGATTCACACTGGATGCATCTTGAGACTGACCTTCTGTGATGGAAATACCATCAACCACTACTTCTGTGATGTCCTCCCTTTGCTACAGCTCTCCTGTACCAGCACCTATGTCAATGAGATAGAGCTCTTCATTGTAACAGGAAAAGATATCATTGTGCCCACAGTCATTATCTTTACTTCTTATGGCTTTATCCTCTC
This genomic stretch from Cricetulus griseus strain 17A/GY chromosome 4, alternate assembly CriGri-PICRH-1.0, whole genome shotgun sequence harbors:
- the LOC100769837 gene encoding olfactory receptor 145-like, whose amino-acid sequence is MAFENDSLVTEFILLGITDQPALQIPLFLLFLVIYMTTALGNLTLIILIVLNSHLHTPMYFFLLNLSCIDLCYSSVITPKMLMNFMQKKNVISYMGCMTQLYFFCFFVISECYVLTSMAYDRYIAICNPLLYNIALSPKVYSYLMLGSYFMGLSGAMIHTGCILRLTFCDGNTINHYFCDVLPLLQLSCTSTYVNEIELFIVTGKDIIVPTVIIFTSYGFILSSILKIRSTESRSKAFSTCSSHILAVCLFFGSGAFMYLKPTSAVSMDEGKFSSIFYTIVVPMMNPLIYSLRNKDVKVALKKTLNRRLY